TGCCGGTGCCAATTGATTGGTTAACCAGGGCAGAAGTTCTTTCAGTTGATTTTGAAGACACCATGGTGGATTGATGAGGATGAGTCCACTTCCGGTCATTTTTCCTGAGGCATGATCGGGAGCCACGCAAAGTTCTGTATAAAGCATTTTGGGAATAGCGGCGTCACAACAGGCCTCCAGTAGTCCTTCCACCAGTGTCCGTTGAACAACCGGATACCAGAGCATGTACGTTCCTGTCGGGAAACGGCGATAACCAGCATGCATTCGGGAGATGACCTCAGCATAATCACGGGATCCTTCATAGGAGGGATCAATCAGAATCAATCCCCGGCGCTCACGGGGGGGCAGACAGGCCTTGAAGGCCTCATAGCCGTCACCACCGGAAACAGATACCGAGGCGCTATTCAGAAATTCCTGTTTGAGGACTTGCAGTTCGGTGGGATGTTTTTCCCACAAAACCATGCGGTCATGCTCACGCAGGCAGTAGCGGGCAATTCGTGGAGAGCCAGGATAATAAGACAGGTTCTCTCCGAAATTAAACGCTTGAACCGCTTTCAGATAGGGTTCAATTTGAGGATGCGAGGCGGGTCGATGCCACAATTTACCGATGCCG
The sequence above is a segment of the SAR324 cluster bacterium genome. Coding sequences within it:
- a CDS encoding 23S rRNA (adenine(2030)-N(6))-methyltransferase RlmJ — its product is MLSYRHGFHAGNFADVLKHAVLSLVIEYMIQKDKPVFYLETHAGAGGYPLDSEFVQKNREYLNGIGKLWHRPASHPQIEPYLKAVQAFNFGENLSYYPGSPRIARYCLREHDRMVLWEKHPTELQVLKQEFLNSASVSVSGGDGYEAFKACLPPRERRGLILIDPSYEGSRDYAEVISRMHAGYRRFPTGTYMLWYPVVQRTLVEGLLEACCDAAIPKMLYTELCVAPDHASGKMTGSGLILINPPWCLQNQLKELLPWLTNQLAPADGFFKLQWLNPE